Proteins found in one Sardina pilchardus chromosome 3, fSarPil1.1, whole genome shotgun sequence genomic segment:
- the gh1 gene encoding somatotropin, whose product MGHVEPSENQRLFRHAADRMRSLHLMAVNMISDFENSLDFDDRVELSGNFLLSECFSDSIQAPSNREEIQKSTLLKVLRISHQLLVSWEYPSQAFSGTFTNSLKPNAITNRLSDLRRGLHTIIMHLTGQSSVEEYLLAPAVFDESYLNDGAPRAIYSLMACFRRDIHRVETFLRVAHCRVSPKEPIIDNSFVCVWLTCIDLVLLLLLLSMTGNGAVAINSQHLFNNAVIRVQVLHQLAARMINDFEDNLFPEDRRALSNIFPLSHCISDNIPAPSDKDETQRSSVLRLLRTSLRLIETWEYPSQAFSGAFLNSLGPNAISEKLNDLKMGVSLLIGAYLNGQPDMQGNDSLPLAFEDFYMTLDDNDLSKSYRLMACFRKDMHRVETFITMARCRRSPDANCTL is encoded by the exons ATGGGCCACGTGGAACCATCGGAGAACCAGCGCCTCTTCAGACATGCGGCAGATCGCATGAGGTCCTTGCATCTGATGGCTGTGAACATGATCAGTGACTTT GAGAACAGCCTGGACTTTGATGACCGTGTAGAGCTCAGCGGCAACTTCCTGTTGTCCGAATGCTTCTCCGACTCCATCCAGGCCCCGTCCAACAGGGAGGAGATTCAGAAGAGTACC CTTCTGAAGGTTCTACGCATCTCCCACCAGCTGCTGGTGTCATGGGAGTACCCTAGCCAGGCTTTCAGTGGAACCTTCACCAACAGCCTGAAGCCCAACGCCATCACAAACAGACTCAGTGACCTGAGAAGGGGTCTCCATACCATTATCATG CACTTGACTGGCCAGTCCTCTGTTGAGGAGTACTTGTTGGCACCTGCAGTCTTTGACGAGTCTTACCTGAATGACGGTGCCCCGAGGGCGATCTACTCCCTGATGGCTTGCTTCAGACGGGACATCCACCGCGTGGAGACCTTCCTTAGGGTCGCCCACTGTCGTGTGTCCCCCAAGGA GCCTATTATTGATAactcatttgtttgtgtgtggttgactTGTATTGA CTTGGtgttgctgctactgctgctgagtATGACTGGAAATGGGGCAGTGGCTATCAATAGTCAGCATCTGTTCAACAACGCTGTCATTCGTGTGCAAGTCCTGCACCAGTTGGCTGCGAGAATGATCAATGACTTT gaGGATAACCTGTTTCCGGAGGACCGCAGGGCTCTGAGTAACATCTTCCCCCTATCTCACTGCATCTCGGACAACATCCCAGCCCCCAGCGACAAGGACGAGACTCAGAGGAGCTCC GTTCTCAGGTTGCTCCGCACATCTCTCCGGCTGATCGAAACCTGGGAATATCCAAGCCAGGCTTTCAGTGGAGCCTTTCTTAACAGCCTGGGGCCCAACGCCATCTCAGAAAAGCTCAACGACCTAAAGATGGGCGTCAGCTTGCTCATTGGG GCCTACCTGAACGGTCAACCTGACATGCAAGGCAACGACTCTCTGCCCCTGGCCTTTGAGGACTTCTATATGACCCTGGACGACAACGACCTGAGCAAGAGCTACCGGCTTATGGCTTGTTTCCGCAAGGACATGCACCGCGTGGAGACCTTCATCACCATGGCCAGGTGCCGAAGGTCCCCAGACGCCAACTGCACCCTCTGA